The Pirellulales bacterium genome includes a region encoding these proteins:
- a CDS encoding L17 family ribosomal protein, whose protein sequence is MRHRKKGRVLGRSPSHRLALFRNLASALFLTERDAELDDNEPGVKGRIITTLQKAKEVRPLVERCITIARAGLEAEEAAKQYATTAARNSESWKAWRESEDWKKWAHAMAPSVKARRRVVRMLGDKQATRVLFSTVAPRFVGRPGGYTRVLRLSKPRLGDAGTRAILEFVGVRDRVSQRMQAPKVETGAPS, encoded by the coding sequence ATGCGACATCGAAAAAAAGGCCGCGTGCTCGGCCGTTCTCCGAGCCATCGTCTGGCCCTGTTCCGCAATTTGGCCAGCGCCCTGTTCCTCACTGAACGCGACGCCGAATTGGACGACAACGAGCCTGGCGTGAAAGGGCGGATCATTACGACGCTTCAGAAGGCCAAGGAGGTCCGACCTTTGGTCGAGCGGTGCATCACGATCGCTCGGGCTGGATTAGAAGCCGAGGAAGCGGCCAAGCAATATGCGACCACGGCCGCGCGGAACAGCGAAAGCTGGAAGGCCTGGCGAGAAAGCGAGGATTGGAAGAAATGGGCCCACGCGATGGCGCCTTCCGTCAAGGCCCGTCGCCGCGTTGTCCGGATGTTGGGAGACAAGCAGGCAACGAGGGTTCTGTTCTCGACGGTCGCGCCGCGGTTTGTCGGCCGGCCCGGCGGATATACCCGCGTGCTGCGCCTCTCGAAACCGCGGCTTGGCGATGCCGGCACGCGGGCAATTCTCGAGTTCGTCGGCGTTCGCGACCGCGTTTCGCAGCGAATGCAAGCGCCGAAGGTCGAGACCGGCGCGCCAAGCTGA